The Actinomycetota bacterium genome has a segment encoding these proteins:
- the ppdK gene encoding pyruvate, phosphate dikinase: MSDVKRVYSFGGGSTEGNREMKNILGGKGANLAEMANMGLPVPPGFTITCQACMEFYASQPPAFPSGLVEDIFAYMSDLESKMGKRLGDPADPLLVSVRSGSPFSMPGMMDTVLNLGLTDLSVQGLIAHTGDPRFAYDSYRRFVQMFSKVVLDVEGDLFENAISSMKMDRGAKSDAELSAEDMAELVEVFKKIVSEHVSAVEYPQLAVDGTVLFPQDVNTQLLLAIEAVFKSWNNRRAIDYRRLEQISDDLGTAVNVQAMVFGNKGQTSATGVAFTRNPADGTKEYYGDYLVNAQGEDVVAGIRVTDPLAELPSRLPEAGEQLWKVFETLENHYRDMCDIEFTIEQGTLWMLQTRVGKRTALAALKIAVDMVEEGLITKEEAILRINAAQLDQLLHPQFDASVTYDVLVKGLNASPGAAVGEVVFSADEAVDAAAAGRKVILVRWETTPDDLHGMIAAQGILTSHGGKTSHAAVVARGMGKPCVCGAEGVRIDAEHGQATITGTDVVLKSGDVISLDGTTGIVVLGSVPLIEPEISGDFDTILAWADEFRTTGVRANADTPDDAALGREFGAAGIGLCRTEHMFLGERKNILQNFILADSRAARDKALAELLEAQTGDFLGIFAAMDGLPVTVRLLDPPLHEFLDSPRELEVEIVRAECNGASQAELAERRKLLSQIDAMAEMNPMLGLRGCRLGIMFPELYAMQVRAITAAACQLKRDGKDPQPEIMIPLVCLEAELAILRAEAEKVIAEVSSSFGVSVDIAIGTMIELPRAAIMSRDIATHADFFSYGTNDLTQTAFGFSRDDIESKFLPKYLDRKVLMKNPFETIDAGVAKLVEMGCAGGRAVNPGLKLGVCGEHGGDPESVKIFYGLGLDYVSCSPYRIPLARLAAAQAALSDIRGKVG; this comes from the coding sequence TTGTCTGACGTCAAGAGGGTTTATTCTTTCGGTGGAGGAAGCACCGAGGGGAACAGGGAAATGAAGAACATCCTGGGCGGCAAGGGCGCGAATCTCGCCGAGATGGCGAACATGGGGCTGCCTGTCCCACCGGGATTCACCATTACCTGCCAGGCCTGCATGGAGTTTTACGCCTCGCAGCCCCCGGCGTTCCCATCGGGGCTTGTCGAAGATATATTCGCTTATATGTCAGACCTTGAGTCGAAGATGGGCAAGAGGCTTGGCGACCCAGCGGATCCGTTGCTTGTCTCCGTCCGCAGCGGCTCTCCATTTTCGATGCCGGGAATGATGGACACAGTTTTGAACCTGGGCCTTACCGATCTTTCGGTCCAAGGTCTTATTGCACATACGGGCGACCCCCGTTTCGCGTACGACAGTTATCGCCGCTTCGTTCAGATGTTTTCAAAGGTAGTGCTCGATGTCGAGGGCGACCTGTTTGAAAACGCGATCAGCAGTATGAAGATGGATCGTGGCGCAAAAAGTGATGCTGAGCTTAGCGCAGAAGATATGGCCGAGTTGGTCGAAGTTTTCAAGAAAATCGTCTCCGAGCACGTCTCGGCGGTTGAATATCCGCAGCTCGCGGTCGATGGGACAGTGCTCTTTCCGCAAGACGTGAATACCCAGCTGCTCCTCGCGATCGAGGCCGTTTTCAAGAGCTGGAACAACAGACGCGCCATAGACTACCGCCGATTGGAGCAGATCAGCGATGATCTAGGAACAGCAGTCAACGTCCAGGCTATGGTTTTTGGCAATAAGGGTCAGACCAGCGCCACGGGAGTAGCGTTCACCAGAAACCCTGCCGATGGCACCAAGGAGTACTACGGCGACTACCTGGTCAACGCGCAAGGTGAGGATGTAGTGGCCGGTATCAGGGTCACCGATCCTCTTGCCGAGCTGCCATCCAGGTTGCCTGAAGCCGGAGAGCAGCTGTGGAAGGTATTTGAGACCTTAGAGAATCACTATCGCGACATGTGCGATATCGAGTTCACCATTGAGCAGGGCACGCTGTGGATGCTTCAAACAAGGGTCGGTAAGCGAACGGCACTTGCCGCGCTAAAGATAGCGGTTGATATGGTCGAGGAGGGCCTGATCACCAAAGAAGAGGCTATTTTGCGGATCAACGCCGCCCAACTCGACCAGCTTTTGCATCCACAGTTCGATGCAAGCGTCACATACGACGTTCTGGTCAAAGGGCTAAACGCATCACCTGGGGCCGCTGTAGGAGAAGTGGTTTTCTCGGCGGATGAAGCGGTGGATGCCGCCGCTGCCGGACGTAAGGTGATATTGGTGCGCTGGGAAACCACCCCCGATGACCTGCACGGCATGATCGCGGCTCAAGGAATCCTGACCTCGCACGGCGGCAAGACCTCGCATGCGGCTGTTGTGGCTCGCGGCATGGGCAAGCCCTGCGTTTGTGGCGCCGAAGGAGTCAGAATCGATGCCGAACACGGTCAGGCCACTATCACAGGCACCGATGTGGTGCTAAAAAGCGGGGATGTAATCTCGCTGGATGGCACGACAGGTATCGTAGTGCTGGGCTCGGTTCCTCTTATCGAGCCGGAGATCAGCGGAGACTTCGATACGATACTTGCCTGGGCGGACGAGTTTCGCACCACGGGCGTTCGCGCCAATGCGGATACTCCTGATGATGCGGCGCTGGGCAGAGAGTTCGGAGCCGCTGGTATCGGACTGTGCCGCACCGAGCACATGTTCCTCGGCGAGAGAAAGAATATCCTGCAGAACTTCATCCTTGCCGACAGTCGCGCGGCTAGGGACAAAGCCCTTGCTGAGCTACTCGAAGCGCAGACAGGCGACTTCCTGGGCATCTTTGCTGCCATGGATGGACTGCCGGTCACGGTTAGGCTGCTCGATCCGCCGCTGCACGAGTTTTTGGATTCCCCACGCGAGCTTGAGGTGGAAATAGTCAGGGCCGAGTGCAATGGCGCCTCTCAGGCTGAGCTCGCCGAGCGACGCAAGCTTCTGTCGCAAATCGATGCCATGGCCGAGATGAACCCGATGCTCGGGCTACGCGGCTGCAGGCTGGGGATAATGTTTCCCGAGCTCTACGCGATGCAGGTACGCGCAATCACAGCTGCGGCATGTCAGCTCAAGCGCGACGGGAAAGACCCTCAGCCAGAGATCATGATTCCATTGGTGTGCCTCGAGGCCGAGCTTGCAATCTTGCGTGCAGAAGCCGAGAAGGTCATCGCTGAGGTTTCCTCAAGCTTTGGGGTGTCGGTAGATATTGCGATCGGCACGATGATCGAGCTTCCCCGCGCGGCGATTATGTCCAGGGATATTGCTACCCACGCCGATTTCTTCTCTTACGGCACGAACGATCTGACTCAGACGGCCTTTGGTTTTTCGCGCGATGACATCGAATCCAAGTTTCTGCCCAAATACCTTGATCGCAAGGTGTTGATGAAGAATCCATTTGAGACGATAGATGCTGGTGTCGCTAAACTTGTGGAGATGGGGTGTGCGGGAGGAAGAGCGGTAAATCCCGGGCTCAAGCTGGGTGTTTGCGGCGAGCATGGCGGTGATCCCGAAAGCGTGAAGATATTTTACGGTCTCGGCCTAGACTATGTTTCCTGCTCACCTTACAGGATTCCACTGGCACGGCTTGCGGCTGCTCAAGCTGCACTGTCGGACATTCGCGGCAAAGTCGGATAA
- a CDS encoding deoxyguanosinetriphosphate triphosphohydrolase: protein MSLITREQYEAEEKNRLQKHATLSSATKGREHASRLDPYRTEFQRDRDRIIHCKAFRRLSHKTQVFLSPEGDHYRTRLTHTLEVAQIARSVARALRLNEDLTEAIALGHDLGHTPFGHIGEEALAECLAELGDSYPGAPLKYRHNLQSLRVVESLEYDGKGLNLTWEVRDGIANHSGDLKAATLEGQIVAIADRIAYINHDIDDAIRGKVLSERDLPKHLTEILGSRHDSRITTMVNALMEASDGATEIRMTQDVWDALVELREWLFANVYLSGKAKSEEPKAHGVVQALFRHYMKDPDMLPAEYRPASVASLPQAVVDYVSGMTDRFALRQFESHFMPKNWMF, encoded by the coding sequence ATGAGCTTGATAACCAGAGAACAATATGAAGCCGAAGAGAAGAACAGGTTGCAAAAGCACGCAACCCTTTCCTCGGCCACGAAGGGACGCGAGCACGCAAGCAGGCTCGATCCATACCGCACTGAGTTTCAAAGAGACCGGGATCGGATAATTCACTGCAAGGCCTTCAGGCGACTTTCGCACAAAACGCAGGTGTTTTTGTCGCCCGAGGGAGATCACTATCGTACGCGCCTCACTCACACCTTGGAGGTGGCTCAGATCGCGAGGTCTGTGGCTCGGGCACTGCGCCTCAACGAAGATCTGACCGAGGCGATCGCTCTTGGTCACGACCTCGGGCATACCCCATTTGGTCACATTGGTGAGGAAGCTCTGGCAGAGTGTTTGGCCGAGCTTGGCGATTCATACCCCGGGGCTCCACTGAAGTACAGACATAACCTGCAATCTCTCCGCGTTGTCGAGTCACTCGAGTACGACGGCAAGGGGCTCAACCTGACTTGGGAGGTGCGTGACGGGATCGCCAATCACAGTGGTGACCTGAAGGCTGCCACCTTGGAGGGTCAGATTGTCGCTATAGCCGATAGGATCGCGTACATAAACCACGATATCGACGACGCTATCAGGGGGAAGGTTTTGTCCGAAAGAGATCTCCCCAAGCATCTCACCGAGATCTTGGGAAGCAGACATGATTCGCGTATCACCACAATGGTCAACGCCCTGATGGAAGCGAGTGATGGTGCGACAGAGATCCGGATGACCCAGGATGTTTGGGACGCGCTTGTGGAGCTTCGGGAGTGGCTTTTTGCTAACGTATATCTGTCAGGCAAGGCAAAAAGCGAAGAGCCGAAGGCGCATGGCGTAGTCCAGGCGCTCTTCCGGCACTACATGAAGGACCCCGATATGCTGCCGGCGGAGTATCGCCCAGCGAGCGTCGCCTCGCTCCCGCAGGCTGTAGTCGATTACGTCTCAGGCATGACCGATCGGTTCGCTTTGAGGCAGTTCGAAAGCCATTTCATGCCGAAGAATTGGATGTTTTAG
- a CDS encoding sodium-translocating pyrophosphatase produces the protein MADWIGWLAPAASLVGIIVAVTLATWVLKQDPGNEKMQGISKAIQEGALAFLLREYKVLAVFAIVVAIIIVIVPAMPPLTAAAFLSGAILSAGAGYFGMYVATRANSRTAQAATGGIHKALQVAFRSGLTMGLAVASFGLGGLSLWILFLVLNGGETPQIEVVNGFAMGASSIALFARVGGGIYTKAADVGADLVGKVEAGIPEDDPRNPAVIADNVGDNVGDVAGMGADLFESFVGSIIAPVVLAVTLWGVVYGYDSIDFIYGATVPILIAAFGIITSIIGLFAVRAKEGANLHNALNMGTYVAAFLQVGAMGFLFWHWSTREGSDPARMWFFAAVLAGLVAGIAIGKITEYFCSDHYSPTRAIAKASETGVATNIISGLSTGMMSTAAPIMVVVAGILVSFLAGNAAYQGVEIAGVAVGGGIYGIGLAALGMLSIIAITVGVDAYGPVADNAGGIAEMAHMGAPIRKITDTLDSVGNTTAAIAKGFAIGSAGLTALALFVAFRTQIEAGGVDINMGLDNPYVIIGLFIGGMLPFLFGALTMGAVGRAAFAMIAEVRRQFREIPGIMEGTGRPDYAACVDISTKASLREMVAPGVIAIAAPIVVGAISVDMLSGLLAGSLVTGFLLAIFMANAGGAWDNAKKYIEAGNHGGKGSEAHKAAVAGDTVGDPFKDTSGPSMNILIKLMAIVSLVFVPLFISLGGGIVG, from the coding sequence ATGGCAGATTGGATCGGCTGGTTAGCTCCTGCAGCCTCCCTGGTTGGCATCATTGTGGCCGTTACTCTGGCTACATGGGTGCTCAAGCAGGATCCGGGCAACGAGAAGATGCAGGGAATCTCCAAGGCTATCCAAGAAGGGGCGCTCGCGTTTCTTCTCAGGGAGTACAAAGTCTTGGCCGTGTTCGCGATTGTAGTTGCAATCATCATCGTAATAGTTCCGGCGATGCCACCTCTAACCGCCGCAGCGTTTCTTTCAGGCGCCATTCTTTCGGCGGGCGCAGGATATTTTGGCATGTACGTGGCGACCCGTGCGAACTCACGTACCGCACAAGCGGCAACCGGAGGAATCCACAAAGCACTTCAGGTCGCTTTTCGCTCAGGACTTACGATGGGTCTTGCCGTGGCCTCATTTGGGCTTGGCGGCTTGAGCCTGTGGATACTTTTCCTTGTACTAAATGGTGGTGAGACTCCTCAAATCGAGGTGGTCAACGGATTTGCCATGGGCGCCAGCTCCATCGCGCTTTTCGCTCGTGTTGGTGGCGGAATATATACCAAGGCCGCCGATGTCGGCGCCGATTTGGTTGGAAAGGTAGAAGCCGGAATTCCCGAGGACGACCCACGAAACCCGGCGGTTATCGCCGATAACGTGGGCGACAATGTTGGCGATGTGGCCGGTATGGGTGCTGACCTTTTCGAATCTTTCGTTGGATCGATCATCGCTCCGGTTGTTTTGGCAGTAACACTTTGGGGCGTGGTCTACGGGTATGATTCAATCGACTTTATATACGGCGCCACCGTTCCGATTCTGATCGCTGCATTCGGGATCATTACTTCGATAATTGGCTTGTTTGCGGTGAGGGCTAAAGAGGGCGCAAATCTCCATAATGCGCTTAACATGGGTACCTATGTTGCCGCTTTCCTGCAGGTAGGCGCTATGGGGTTCCTTTTCTGGCACTGGTCGACGCGGGAAGGCTCCGACCCCGCGCGCATGTGGTTTTTCGCCGCGGTTCTCGCGGGACTTGTCGCCGGAATCGCAATCGGCAAGATCACCGAATACTTTTGCTCGGACCACTATTCGCCGACTAGAGCCATCGCTAAGGCCTCCGAGACTGGTGTCGCGACCAATATCATTTCAGGTCTCAGCACCGGCATGATGTCGACCGCCGCGCCGATTATGGTCGTGGTTGCCGGTATCCTAGTCTCCTTTCTGGCTGGTAATGCCGCCTATCAGGGAGTCGAAATTGCGGGAGTCGCCGTTGGAGGCGGCATCTACGGTATCGGTCTTGCCGCCCTAGGAATGCTCTCGATCATCGCTATTACTGTTGGTGTCGACGCATACGGCCCGGTTGCTGACAATGCCGGCGGTATCGCCGAGATGGCGCACATGGGCGCTCCTATCCGCAAGATCACAGACACCCTGGACAGCGTCGGAAACACGACGGCGGCTATCGCCAAGGGTTTCGCTATCGGATCAGCAGGTTTGACCGCTCTGGCGCTCTTTGTCGCCTTCCGAACTCAGATTGAGGCTGGTGGAGTCGACATCAACATGGGCCTCGATAATCCATACGTCATTATCGGATTGTTTATCGGAGGTATGCTTCCGTTCCTGTTCGGCGCGTTGACCATGGGCGCGGTCGGCAGAGCTGCCTTTGCGATGATCGCCGAAGTACGCCGTCAATTCAGGGAGATTCCTGGAATCATGGAAGGGACAGGGCGCCCCGATTATGCCGCTTGCGTTGATATCTCAACTAAGGCTTCTTTGAGGGAGATGGTGGCTCCTGGGGTCATTGCCATAGCGGCCCCGATTGTTGTGGGTGCGATTTCCGTCGACATGCTCTCGGGACTTCTCGCCGGTTCTCTGGTGACAGGCTTCCTGCTCGCCATTTTCATGGCGAACGCCGGCGGCGCGTGGGACAATGCCAAAAAGTACATTGAGGCCGGCAATCATGGCGGAAAAGGCTCTGAGGCCCATAAGGCGGCGGTTGCCGGTGACACGGTAGGCGATCCGTTCAAGGACACCTCTGGCCCATCGATGAATATTCTTATCAAGTTGATGGCCATCGTAAGCCTCGTTTTTGTCCCACTGTTCATCTCGCTTGGTGGCGGGATAGTAGGGTAG
- the dnaG gene encoding DNA primase: MARYSEEDVAAVRDATDIVALVSESVLLKQKGRLYWGNCPFHQEKTPSFKIDPATGLWHCFGCGAGGDVLGFVMRRENFEFPEALRFLAERGRVVITEQAGGVLPGGRRERLTAATEAAVTFYHQALLTSAHKKADSARKYLARRGFHITTAKRFNLGWAEGGSVLWSHLRSLGFSLEEAVAANLVIKSDSGQVKDRFFDRIMFPIYTITGRPVAFGGRVLGSGEPKYLNTGETPIFSKSRLLYGIDKSKNEIVKTGCAIVVEGYTDVIALHEAGMSNAVATLGTALTRHHVKLLARFSRQIVYLFDADDAGIRAAERAFEFIDLAIRPEPGGATLDLRVAAVPTGQDPADYVSTAGKKGMEELVERSIPLIQFVIDRRLDAHDISTPQGRSAALAQCASVLATVRGTLLAQDYTNYVADRLRTDYKVVESAASRAKPALIQQGNDVVQELPPSESSHQVQDVRIRAQREFVGLLAAYPELRVKARGLLYRELLDDPMALRLIEIVLGSGESVGKELYSHAASVDKEAADVLAGLVIAAAQVEEADFIAGQLLRKLKEFALERQIIVKKAQLHETDPKVDRIRYDELFLEITSLQKYYYTLRSEEINREYREEWEQRDRFSQEVSDQEYFQPR; encoded by the coding sequence ATGGCTCGCTACTCTGAAGAGGACGTAGCGGCTGTGCGGGACGCCACTGATATAGTTGCCCTGGTTTCAGAGTCGGTCTTACTCAAGCAGAAAGGCCGACTCTACTGGGGCAACTGTCCTTTTCATCAAGAGAAAACACCATCGTTCAAGATCGATCCCGCTACCGGTTTGTGGCACTGCTTTGGCTGTGGGGCAGGAGGGGACGTTCTTGGCTTTGTGATGCGCAGGGAGAATTTCGAGTTTCCCGAGGCCCTTCGCTTTCTTGCCGAGCGAGGCAGGGTAGTCATCACCGAACAGGCTGGCGGTGTGCTTCCTGGCGGTCGTCGGGAGCGACTCACGGCGGCCACTGAGGCTGCAGTGACCTTTTATCATCAGGCTCTTCTTACATCGGCTCACAAAAAGGCGGATTCGGCCAGAAAGTATCTGGCCCGGCGAGGATTTCACATCACGACCGCCAAGCGATTCAACTTGGGCTGGGCTGAGGGCGGAAGTGTACTTTGGAGTCATCTGCGGTCACTTGGTTTTTCGCTCGAAGAAGCTGTTGCCGCCAATCTCGTGATCAAATCTGACAGCGGACAGGTCAAGGATCGGTTCTTTGACAGGATCATGTTTCCGATCTACACAATTACCGGACGCCCGGTTGCGTTTGGTGGAAGGGTTCTCGGCAGCGGTGAGCCAAAGTATCTAAATACGGGAGAGACTCCGATATTTTCAAAGTCCCGCCTATTGTACGGGATCGACAAATCCAAAAACGAGATAGTCAAAACCGGCTGCGCGATAGTTGTTGAGGGGTATACCGATGTGATCGCGCTGCATGAAGCGGGGATGAGTAATGCTGTAGCGACCCTGGGTACCGCCCTTACGAGGCATCATGTCAAGCTGCTAGCCCGCTTTAGCAGGCAGATCGTCTATTTGTTCGATGCCGATGATGCCGGTATAAGAGCCGCCGAGAGAGCGTTTGAGTTCATTGATCTTGCCATTAGGCCCGAGCCTGGTGGCGCGACTCTCGATCTCCGCGTAGCGGCTGTGCCAACTGGACAGGATCCTGCCGACTATGTTTCGACCGCAGGCAAGAAAGGTATGGAGGAGCTCGTTGAAAGATCGATCCCACTTATTCAGTTTGTTATCGATCGAAGGCTCGATGCCCACGATATAAGTACCCCCCAAGGTCGCTCGGCCGCGCTCGCGCAGTGTGCGTCGGTATTGGCGACCGTTCGCGGAACACTACTTGCACAGGATTACACAAACTACGTTGCTGATAGATTGCGCACCGACTATAAAGTGGTTGAAAGTGCTGCATCCCGTGCCAAGCCTGCCCTCATTCAGCAGGGCAATGACGTGGTTCAGGAGCTTCCCCCGTCCGAAAGTTCACATCAGGTCCAGGATGTGCGCATCCGAGCTCAGCGGGAGTTTGTGGGGTTGCTAGCTGCCTATCCTGAACTGCGAGTGAAGGCACGGGGTTTGCTATATAGAGAGCTGCTTGACGACCCTATGGCGTTGCGTTTGATCGAAATTGTCTTGGGTTCGGGAGAATCCGTGGGCAAAGAGCTTTACTCTCACGCTGCTTCTGTCGATAAGGAGGCAGCGGATGTGTTGGCCGGACTTGTTATTGCCGCCGCCCAAGTCGAAGAGGCCGATTTCATCGCAGGTCAGTTGTTAAGAAAACTAAAGGAGTTTGCACTTGAGCGTCAAATTATAGTCAAGAAGGCTCAGTTGCATGAAACAGACCCAAAGGTGGATCGAATCAGGTATGATGAGCTATTTCTGGAGATAACCTCACTACAGAAGTACTATTACACATTACGCAGCGAAGAAATCAACCGTGAATACAGGGAAGAGTGGGAGCAGCGTGACCGATTCAGTCAAGAAGTCAGCGATCAAGAATATTTCCAGCCGAGATGA